A window of Ferrimicrobium sp. genomic DNA:
CTCCAGGTTTCTCCTCCCTCCCCTCACCTCTGTTAAGCTCTCACCCAATGGCTCGTCTCGAAGATCTCAAACCCGGTGCCCAAGTTGAGGGAGTCATCCGTCAGCAGATCGCAACGGTGGTCGATGCCACCTGGCACGGGAGTGACTGTGTCGAGTTGGTCTATAAGCGCAGCGAAGGATCGGTTGAGAATCGGTTGCTATATCGGAGCGACGAAGGAGCACTCGTCATTGTTTCTGGCGGTCGAGCCTTTGAGTTCAGCGGTGATGGAGCTCGGTATCGGTTGGTTGCTGAAGCTCAACGCATTCATCTCGCCCATCTCTTTGATCCGTTTCTCGCGGTCCATGCCTCCATTATCGAGCCCTTGCCCCACCAGATCACCGCCGTCTATGAGGAGATGATTCCGCGCCAACCGTTGCGCTTTCTCTTGGCCGATGATCCAGGGGCTGGCAAGACCATTATGTCGGGTCTGCTCATCAAGGAGTTGATGGCCAGAGGCGAGGTCGAACGCTGTCTTGTTGTCGCTCCGGGATCACTCGCTCTGCGGTCGCAGCGACTTGATAGCAAGGATTCATACCATGTTGACAGCTCTGGTGACTGCACGGGATGACCAAAGCTACATCGCTTACGGGCTGGGTTCCGGTTCACGCAGCTCAATAATATTGCACCGGCCACGACCTCGTTTGGCAAGTTGAAGTAGAGGTTCGCAGTCTTAACTTCATCTGGGTGGCTTCAGCTCCACCAACTCGTGCTCCGACACAATGACATTAGACGGTGAAGCCAGACAAGGCCAGGGTCGGCGCAGACTAGGGGGAGCTCTGAATTGCACTCAAAGGGTTTCATATACCTAAACCCTGCAAGGGTATATGGTCAGGAGCAGCCGCGATCAACTCACCAAGACCACTAGTGCGAGTTGGTGAAATCATTGAATCAATGGGAGGGTTACCACAGGCTGAAGGTCGAGTTGCAATAGCGAGCGGCAGGACGAGATCGGAACGGCAGGCAAAGGATGACCTCGTACGGAGCTATTGTAGGGAGTGTGAATGAGCGGTATACCTCTGCTGACGCAGTCGCGCATGAACTCGATCTATGTGGGAAGGGTCCCTACCTGGGTCGCGCGACACGACGCACTGTACGTGGTTTTGACAGAATCTGGGGGGTTCATGGCTACTCAAGTCGGCCAGTGGTGATCACAACGAACGCCTTTCAAACCGAAAAGTCCTTCATCCGCGTAAAGCTGAGCCAGTAATGGAACTTATCGACAACCTCAACAAGCGGCTGGGAGACGACCTCAAGGTTACACTAACTCGCGGTTCCAAGCTCCGTATTGCCGCATCGACCTTTTCCATCTTTGCTTTCGAGGCGCTCCGCAAGGAACTCGAGGACATCAAGGAGCTAGAGTTCATCTTCACCGCACCAACGTTCGTTGCCGGTCAGGCGACTGATCGGGGCAAGAAGGAGCGACGAGAGTTCTACATTCCTCAGACAAAGCGGGAGTCCAGCCTTTACGGTTCGGAGTTCGAAATCCGGCTCCGCAATAGGTTAACCCAGCGCGCAATTGCCAGGGAATGCGCTGACTGGATCAAACGAAAGGTTACATTTAAGTCCAATAGCACTGGTGCACCGATGCAACAGTTTGCCATCGTTGATGGTAGTGTGGCGTACGCACCCCTCGCAGGCTTCACATCAGCCGACCTTGGTTACCAGAGAGGTGATGCCCTCTCCAACTTTGTGCAGAAGATCGATGAGGTTCC
This region includes:
- a CDS encoding DEAD/DEAH box helicase family protein codes for the protein MARLEDLKPGAQVEGVIRQQIATVVDATWHGSDCVELVYKRSEGSVENRLLYRSDEGALVIVSGGRAFEFSGDGARYRLVAEAQRIHLAHLFDPFLAVHASIIEPLPHQITAVYEEMIPRQPLRFLLADDPGAGKTIMSGLLIKELMARGEVERCLVVAPGSLALRSQRLDSKDSYHVDSSGDCTG